A part of Maridesulfovibrio hydrothermalis AM13 = DSM 14728 genomic DNA contains:
- a CDS encoding RluA family pseudouridine synthase, with amino-acid sequence MPAEFVTVTAAESGQKLVRFLERRVGSDVPRSAVMRWIRKGDVRVDKGRRKPFDIVKEGQMVRIPPHQTEATVKTDLSPLEIIYEDDDYLAVNKPAGLPSQGGTGHNDSVADRLLSMYAAAPFKPAPAHRLDRDTSGVLLAGKSYQGQKNLSDMFAGGQGGKYYLTIVRSEWTGDRWEDLYDFMEKSAVKGHEKMIVGTGRKAHSSVFPLQITKERSLLLVKLHTGRTHQIRVQLSSRGAPISGDSKYGGGKGKMKLHCWRIETPWFTAECYPKWNIEIPDNLRVIIE; translated from the coding sequence TTTCTTGAACGAAGGGTGGGGAGCGATGTGCCGCGCTCAGCTGTCATGCGCTGGATTCGAAAAGGTGATGTGCGGGTTGATAAAGGCCGGCGCAAGCCCTTTGATATTGTCAAAGAGGGGCAGATGGTGAGGATTCCTCCTCATCAGACCGAAGCAACTGTTAAAACCGACCTTTCGCCTCTTGAAATAATATATGAAGATGATGATTATCTGGCGGTGAACAAGCCTGCCGGACTGCCCTCTCAGGGCGGCACGGGCCATAACGACAGTGTGGCTGACCGTCTTCTTTCCATGTACGCAGCGGCTCCATTCAAGCCCGCTCCGGCTCATCGTCTTGATCGGGACACTTCCGGGGTTTTGCTGGCCGGTAAAAGTTATCAGGGACAGAAAAACCTCTCTGATATGTTTGCGGGCGGGCAGGGTGGTAAATATTACCTGACCATTGTCCGCAGTGAATGGACCGGAGACAGGTGGGAGGATTTATACGATTTTATGGAAAAGTCCGCTGTAAAGGGGCATGAAAAAATGATCGTCGGGACAGGCAGGAAAGCACATTCTTCGGTTTTTCCTTTGCAAATTACAAAAGAAAGAAGCCTTTTGCTGGTAAAGCTGCATACCGGGCGGACTCATCAGATCAGAGTTCAGCTTTCTTCGCGCGGTGCGCCAATTTCAGGTGATTCTAAGTATGGCGGCGGTAAAGGGAAGATGAAGCTGCACTGCTGGCGTATAGAGACTCCTTGGTTCACCGCTGAATGTTATCCAAAATGGAACATAGAGATACCTGACAATCTGAGAGTTATTATAGAATAA
- a CDS encoding 4Fe-4S dicluster domain-containing protein, translating to MLFMTPTVLKNLFSKSSTRMYPVEVREPYERYRGELFNNIDECIFCKKCEIKCPSQCITVTKDKDSGTGTWICDPFACVYCSICVDECPTQSLYMKPVHRAPSAQRDMIEQVGKLKPPKKKKAAKK from the coding sequence ATGCTTTTCATGACTCCGACTGTACTTAAGAACCTCTTCTCAAAAAGCTCGACTCGTATGTATCCTGTGGAAGTACGTGAGCCTTATGAGCGTTACAGAGGTGAACTGTTCAATAATATTGATGAGTGCATCTTCTGCAAAAAATGTGAAATCAAATGTCCTTCTCAGTGCATCACCGTTACCAAAGACAAGGACAGCGGAACCGGCACCTGGATATGTGATCCCTTCGCATGCGTATATTGCTCAATCTGTGTGGACGAATGTCCGACTCAAAGTCTGTACATGAAACCCGTACATCGCGCTCCTTCTGCGCAGCGTGATATGATTGAGCAGGTCGGCAAACTCAAGCCGCCCAAAAAAAAGAAAGCCGCCAAGAAATAA
- a CDS encoding nickel-dependent hydrogenase large subunit produces the protein MARTIIPFGPQHPVLPEPLHVKLVVEDEIVREAIPALGYVHRGLEKLAEIRDYNQMIQIVERVCGICSNIHSLCYCQGLEEIMGVEVPERAEYLRTIWSELHRMHSHLLWLGLFADAFGFESLFMQFWRIRERIMDINEATTGSRVITSVNVVGGVRQDLTPEMCSWIISEVNTAEKEIQAIQNTILEDYTVCSRTKGVGVLTKEQAYDLGAAGPTLRGSGVASDMRLLKYAAFKNIDFEPIVETSGDCYARSKVRFRETLQSVELVRQAIAGMPQGDIAVKVKGNPEGEVITRVEQPRGECLYYIKGSGKKYLDRVRIRTPTFANVPPLMAMLPNCELADVPVIILSIDPCISCTER, from the coding sequence ATGGCACGTACCATCATACCTTTCGGTCCGCAGCATCCGGTTCTTCCGGAACCGCTGCACGTGAAGCTTGTCGTGGAAGACGAGATCGTACGGGAGGCCATTCCCGCACTTGGATACGTTCACAGAGGGTTGGAAAAACTCGCTGAGATCCGCGATTATAACCAAATGATCCAGATCGTAGAACGTGTGTGCGGTATCTGCTCCAACATTCACTCCCTTTGCTACTGTCAGGGGCTTGAAGAAATAATGGGAGTAGAGGTTCCTGAAAGAGCTGAATACCTCCGTACTATTTGGTCTGAACTGCATCGTATGCACAGCCATCTGCTCTGGCTTGGACTCTTTGCCGATGCTTTCGGCTTTGAAAGTCTATTCATGCAGTTCTGGCGTATTCGTGAACGCATTATGGATATCAACGAAGCTACTACCGGTAGCCGCGTTATCACATCTGTAAACGTTGTCGGTGGTGTCCGTCAGGATCTCACCCCCGAAATGTGCTCCTGGATTATTTCCGAAGTTAACACTGCGGAAAAAGAAATTCAGGCAATTCAAAACACCATTCTTGAAGACTACACTGTCTGCTCGCGTACAAAAGGCGTAGGCGTTCTTACCAAAGAACAGGCTTACGATCTTGGCGCAGCCGGCCCGACTCTCCGCGGTAGCGGCGTCGCTTCCGACATGCGTCTTCTCAAGTATGCTGCATTTAAAAATATCGACTTCGAGCCGATTGTTGAAACTTCCGGAGACTGCTACGCACGCTCCAAAGTAAGATTCAGAGAAACCTTGCAGTCCGTTGAACTGGTACGTCAGGCTATCGCCGGCATGCCTCAGGGCGATATTGCAGTTAAGGTTAAAGGCAACCCCGAAGGCGAAGTTATTACCCGCGTGGAACAGCCCCGCGGCGAATGCCTCTACTACATTAAAGGTAGTGGCAAAAAGTACCTTGACAGGGTGCGTATCAGAACCCCGACGTTTGCGAACGTTCCGCCTCTTATGGCAATGCTGCCTAATTGCGAACTTGCTGACGTTCCGGTTATCATTCTGTCAATCGACCCGTGCATCAGCTGCACGGAACGCTAG
- a CDS encoding NADH-quinone oxidoreductase subunit C, whose product MIENIKEVTLDTLVGEVTKMKNDGQRFVTYSCTDIGDGNVDILYHFDKDEVIVNLRLTAAMDTPIPSCSGVYFAALLVENELQDQFGLVFEGLALDFGRKLYLDDEITIIPMCNNTKAMTAKK is encoded by the coding sequence GTGATTGAAAATATTAAAGAAGTCACCCTGGATACCCTGGTCGGAGAAGTAACCAAGATGAAGAATGACGGACAGCGTTTCGTCACCTATTCCTGCACTGATATCGGTGATGGAAATGTGGATATTCTTTATCACTTCGACAAGGATGAAGTAATCGTCAATTTACGTCTCACCGCAGCAATGGATACACCTATCCCTTCATGCAGCGGCGTATACTTTGCGGCTTTGCTCGTTGAAAACGAACTTCAGGACCAGTTCGGACTCGTGTTCGAAGGTCTGGCACTCGATTTCGGCCGTAAGCTGTACCTTGATGATGAAATAACAATCATCCCCATGTGCAATAACACTAAGGCGATGACTGCTAAAAAATAA
- a CDS encoding NADH-quinone oxidoreductase subunit B family protein produces MFKKFIENSRAKSPWIMHFDCGSCNGCDIEVLACLTPMYDIERFGIVNVGNPKHADVLLVTGTVNPRNAKVLRNIYDQMPDPKGVIAIGACGLSGGVFRECYNVLGGIDKVIPVDVYVPGCPAKPEAIIDGVVTALAKFEGLKG; encoded by the coding sequence ATGTTCAAGAAATTCATTGAAAATTCACGCGCCAAATCTCCGTGGATCATGCATTTTGACTGCGGAAGTTGTAACGGCTGCGACATCGAAGTTCTGGCATGCCTGACACCGATGTACGACATTGAGCGTTTCGGTATTGTCAATGTGGGTAACCCCAAACATGCTGACGTCCTCTTGGTAACCGGAACAGTGAACCCCCGTAACGCCAAAGTATTGCGCAACATTTATGATCAGATGCCTGATCCTAAAGGCGTGATCGCTATCGGCGCATGCGGCCTGTCCGGCGGTGTTTTCCGTGAGTGCTACAATGTACTCGGCGGAATCGACAAGGTAATCCCTGTGGACGTATATGTCCCCGGTTGCCCTGCGAAACCCGAAGCAATCATCGACGGTGTGGTCACTGCCCTTGCCAAGTTTGAAGGCCTTAAAGGCTAA
- a CDS encoding respiratory chain complex I subunit 1 family protein, with the protein METIILLILGIVIAPVLGGLISGVDRRITARLQSRFGPPILQPFYDVAKLFGKVKVINNFWQVFCAWVYLIAAALSVGLLFAQSDLLLIFFVQAIGAVFLVMGGLASPSPFSQVGAQRELIQVLTYEPLIILVFASIYMVTGSFRIDEILAYDKPLLIQLPLMFIVLGYALTIKLRKSPFDFSTSHHAHQEIVKGVLTEFSGPYLGIIEIAHWYETVFILGICALFWHTSLVGVVLLLASTYFAELLIDNTMARMTWRWMLKYVWSIGLAMSFVNLIWLYAG; encoded by the coding sequence ATGGAAACGATAATTCTCTTAATTCTAGGCATCGTTATAGCTCCGGTTCTCGGCGGCCTGATCTCCGGTGTTGACAGACGCATAACAGCGCGCCTGCAATCCCGTTTCGGTCCTCCGATTCTCCAGCCATTCTACGATGTTGCCAAACTGTTTGGTAAAGTAAAAGTTATTAACAACTTCTGGCAGGTTTTCTGTGCATGGGTTTACCTTATTGCAGCAGCACTCTCTGTCGGTCTTCTCTTTGCTCAGTCCGACCTGCTTCTGATCTTCTTTGTTCAGGCAATCGGCGCAGTCTTTCTGGTAATGGGCGGTCTTGCCAGTCCGTCCCCGTTCAGTCAGGTTGGTGCACAACGCGAACTTATTCAGGTTCTGACATATGAGCCGCTTATCATTCTGGTTTTCGCTTCCATTTACATGGTTACCGGAAGCTTCAGAATTGATGAAATCCTTGCTTATGACAAGCCGCTGCTTATCCAGCTGCCCCTTATGTTCATAGTACTTGGTTACGCTCTGACTATTAAACTGAGAAAATCTCCTTTTGACTTCTCCACTTCGCATCACGCGCATCAGGAAATTGTCAAAGGGGTTCTCACTGAGTTCTCCGGTCCCTACCTCGGGATTATCGAAATCGCCCACTGGTATGAGACTGTGTTTATTCTTGGTATCTGTGCCCTTTTCTGGCACACAAGCCTCGTAGGTGTCGTACTCCTGCTCGCATCCACTTACTTTGCAGAGCTGCTTATCGATAACACAATGGCTCGCATGACCTGGCGCTGGATGCTGAAGTACGTCTGGAGCATCGGTCTGGCCATGTCTTTCGTTAACCTCATCTGGCTGTACGCAGGTTAA
- a CDS encoding NADH-quinone oxidoreductase subunit L, whose translation MLPMMLVLAILLPLVAAIGCYFLRVSAIRSLIVLCTGACLAAVSLALLGQGSFTYSPGTILGISWDSLVTLADFALLFVMLYYAFKLKNQLIKVFVILQIIPLAAFELFIVDHAAEVPAIFADSLSLIMVAVISVIGSLICFFAIPYMKEHEEHLHLVKSRQPQFFFFLVLFLGAMNGLVLSNNILWLYFFFEVTTFCSFMLIGHDQTEIAVKNATRALWMNALGGVCFVFGMIWAYAETGSLDLQVIIQSGSMGGAMLIPLGLLCLAGFTKAAQLPFQSWLLGAMVAPTPVSALLHSSTMVKAGVYIVLRLAPAYAGTFLSQGIALCGAFTFLACAAIAISQSNGKKILAYSTISNLGLIICCAGINTAWSITAAIILIIFHAASKALLFLCVGTIEHGIGSRDLEDMHGLYLKMPRTAIITIVGVLTMLLPPFGVLLGKWMAIESASGDMFVITMLALGSALSLVFWARWAGILLTAPLREKVPAESQSILTRLSLTALAGIAVVLSLFSPGIYTKLIEPMVGKTYEITAGVFSSPVGVFAVYPIFMILAAAFIYSWIETKKSVNVQNSQSYMCGANVKEPNVQAFIGPMNVPVDLKASNYYMKEFFGEEKLTLWVNFAALALIVLMLGGAL comes from the coding sequence ATGTTGCCCATGATGCTAGTTCTAGCCATCTTGTTGCCCTTGGTGGCTGCTATCGGCTGCTATTTCCTGCGTGTAAGTGCGATCAGGTCTCTGATCGTTCTTTGTACAGGAGCATGTTTAGCAGCAGTATCCCTTGCCCTTCTCGGTCAGGGGTCATTTACTTATTCTCCGGGTACGATCCTTGGAATCAGCTGGGATTCCCTCGTTACTCTGGCGGATTTTGCCCTGCTTTTCGTAATGCTTTATTACGCATTCAAACTCAAAAACCAGTTGATCAAAGTATTTGTCATACTCCAGATCATTCCACTGGCTGCGTTTGAACTGTTCATCGTCGACCATGCGGCTGAGGTTCCTGCTATTTTTGCAGACAGCCTTTCCCTTATCATGGTTGCGGTAATTTCTGTAATCGGTTCGCTGATCTGTTTCTTCGCGATCCCTTATATGAAAGAACATGAAGAGCACCTGCACCTTGTGAAGTCCCGCCAACCGCAGTTCTTCTTTTTCCTCGTTCTGTTCCTCGGAGCAATGAACGGTCTGGTGCTTTCCAACAACATTCTCTGGCTCTACTTCTTCTTCGAAGTGACAACTTTCTGTTCTTTCATGCTCATCGGGCATGATCAGACTGAAATCGCCGTCAAGAACGCTACCCGCGCATTGTGGATGAACGCTCTCGGCGGGGTCTGTTTCGTCTTCGGTATGATCTGGGCCTACGCTGAAACCGGCTCCCTTGACCTTCAGGTCATCATCCAGTCCGGTTCCATGGGCGGCGCAATGCTGATTCCCCTCGGCCTGCTCTGTCTTGCCGGTTTCACCAAAGCTGCTCAGCTTCCTTTTCAGAGCTGGCTGCTTGGAGCAATGGTTGCACCTACTCCGGTATCTGCACTGCTGCACTCCAGTACAATGGTCAAGGCTGGCGTATACATCGTACTGAGACTTGCACCTGCCTACGCGGGAACATTCCTCAGTCAGGGAATTGCGCTTTGCGGTGCTTTCACATTCCTTGCCTGCGCCGCCATTGCTATCAGTCAGAGTAACGGTAAGAAAATTCTTGCATACTCCACGATCAGCAATCTCGGTCTGATTATCTGTTGTGCCGGTATTAACACTGCATGGTCCATAACAGCTGCCATCATTTTGATTATCTTCCATGCTGCTTCCAAGGCTCTGCTCTTCCTGTGCGTCGGCACAATCGAGCACGGCATCGGCAGTCGCGACCTCGAAGACATGCACGGCCTCTATCTTAAGATGCCCCGCACAGCGATTATCACCATCGTCGGTGTTCTGACTATGCTGCTGCCTCCCTTCGGCGTTCTGCTTGGTAAGTGGATGGCTATTGAGTCCGCTTCCGGCGACATGTTCGTGATCACTATGCTTGCACTCGGAAGTGCTTTATCACTGGTATTCTGGGCCCGCTGGGCAGGGATCCTGCTGACTGCACCTCTTCGTGAAAAGGTTCCCGCTGAATCACAGTCTATTCTGACAAGACTTTCTCTGACCGCCCTTGCCGGCATCGCAGTAGTCCTGTCCCTGTTCTCACCGGGCATCTACACCAAACTTATTGAACCTATGGTAGGAAAGACCTACGAAATCACAGCAGGTGTGTTCTCATCACCCGTTGGCGTATTCGCAGTCTATCCCATCTTCATGATACTTGCTGCTGCGTTCATCTACTCATGGATTGAAACTAAGAAGTCTGTAAATGTTCAGAATTCTCAGAGCTACATGTGCGGTGCCAACGTGAAAGAACCTAATGTTCAGGCTTTCATCGGCCCTATGAACGTTCCGGTGGATCTCAAGGCCAGCAACTACTACATGAAAGAGTTTTTCGGCGAAGAAAAACTTACTCTCTGGGTTAACTTTGCTGCTCTGGCTCTCATCGTGCTAATGCTGGGAGGGGCTCTCTAA
- a CDS encoding C40 family peptidase, producing MKQIWPVLFLICLLFFISGCGKKTVSIPHSRYAQNESGTDVARSVVRSARAQIGKPYRWGGASPDEGFDCSGLVWWVYRRHGFNLPRVSWQQLGFGRSVHRSRMQAGDIVFFRIPGQGKSLHTGIYSGNGNFFIHSPKNGHTVREESMEKAYWRKYFIGARRVL from the coding sequence ATGAAGCAAATCTGGCCGGTTTTATTTTTAATCTGCCTTTTATTTTTTATTTCCGGTTGCGGAAAAAAAACGGTCAGTATTCCTCACAGCAGGTATGCGCAGAATGAATCGGGGACCGATGTGGCCCGCTCAGTCGTGCGCAGTGCTCGGGCGCAAATCGGAAAGCCGTACCGGTGGGGCGGGGCTTCGCCGGATGAAGGTTTTGATTGCTCCGGGCTTGTCTGGTGGGTGTACCGTAGGCATGGATTCAACCTGCCGCGTGTATCGTGGCAGCAGCTTGGATTTGGAAGATCTGTCCATAGAAGCCGGATGCAGGCTGGAGATATTGTCTTTTTCAGAATTCCGGGGCAGGGCAAAAGCTTACATACCGGAATTTATTCAGGGAACGGAAATTTTTTCATTCACAGTCCAAAAAACGGGCATACTGTGCGTGAGGAGTCTATGGAAAAAGCGTACTGGCGAAAATATTTTATTGGAGCGCGCAGGGTTTTATAG
- a CDS encoding FmdB family zinc ribbon protein translates to MPIYEYQCHECQQIFEEWQTTFEDKELECAVCGGLATKVLSNSSFVLKGGGWYSSGYCKTDSAAGKSSSSGAGSSSGASASSDSAPKSTDSA, encoded by the coding sequence ATGCCTATTTATGAATACCAATGTCATGAATGCCAGCAGATATTTGAAGAGTGGCAGACAACCTTTGAAGACAAAGAACTTGAATGTGCTGTGTGTGGCGGTTTAGCTACCAAGGTTCTTTCAAATTCTTCTTTCGTCCTTAAAGGTGGAGGATGGTATTCGTCCGGATACTGTAAAACTGACTCCGCTGCCGGTAAATCCAGCAGCTCCGGAGCAGGCAGCAGTTCCGGTGCATCCGCATCCTCGGACTCTGCACCAAAGAGTACTGACAGCGCATAG
- the purB gene encoding adenylosuccinate lyase has translation MIERYTRPAMGELWTLENRFRVWLEVEVAVCEAWHKLGRIPTEDMEIIREKADFELDRILEIEEKTKHDVIAFLTAVEEKVGPSARFIHLGCTSSDIVDTANGVLLSRAGKMILADLDEFLVTLKDMAHTHQGRMCMGRTHGIHAEPTSFGLKMAGFYAEFSRHRERIAEAVKSVSVGKISGAVGTYAMLDPEVERITCELLDIEVDPISTQIVQRDRHAAFFTSLGLLGGGIERLGVELRHLQRTEVLEVEEGFSKGQKGSSAMPHKKNPISAENLSGLSRLLRTNGLVAMENMPLWHERDISHSSVERVIMPDSTILADYILSRMNGVIKRLKVNGDNMDRNLMASYGLFYSQRVLLALVDSGLARQEAYEMVQKVAMFCWENKVSFPDEVRKDKAISAQLDDGALDEAFDMGYYTRYEDMIFKRVFGE, from the coding sequence ATGATTGAAAGATATACCCGTCCCGCTATGGGTGAACTGTGGACTCTGGAAAACCGTTTCAGAGTGTGGCTTGAAGTTGAAGTAGCTGTTTGTGAAGCTTGGCATAAGCTTGGCCGCATTCCTACCGAAGATATGGAAATCATCCGTGAAAAGGCTGATTTCGAACTGGACCGCATTCTTGAGATTGAGGAGAAAACCAAGCACGATGTGATTGCTTTTCTTACCGCAGTTGAAGAGAAAGTAGGACCTTCTGCTCGTTTTATCCATCTTGGATGCACTTCTTCCGATATTGTTGATACTGCAAATGGCGTTCTTTTAAGCCGTGCCGGTAAAATGATTCTGGCCGATCTTGATGAATTTCTGGTCACTCTTAAAGACATGGCACATACTCATCAGGGCAGAATGTGCATGGGCCGTACTCACGGAATCCATGCTGAGCCGACCAGTTTCGGTCTGAAAATGGCTGGGTTCTATGCTGAATTTTCTCGTCACCGTGAGCGCATTGCTGAAGCCGTTAAAAGCGTCAGTGTGGGCAAAATATCCGGCGCTGTCGGAACATATGCTATGCTTGACCCTGAAGTTGAGCGTATTACCTGTGAGCTTTTAGACATTGAAGTTGATCCTATCTCTACTCAGATTGTTCAGCGCGACCGCCATGCAGCTTTCTTTACCTCGCTTGGTCTTCTCGGCGGTGGAATTGAACGTTTGGGGGTTGAACTCAGACATCTGCAAAGAACTGAGGTTCTGGAAGTTGAAGAAGGATTCAGTAAAGGGCAGAAAGGTTCTTCCGCCATGCCGCACAAGAAGAATCCTATTTCCGCTGAAAATCTTTCAGGTCTTTCCAGACTGTTGCGCACCAACGGCCTTGTTGCTATGGAAAACATGCCTCTATGGCATGAGCGCGACATCAGTCATTCTTCTGTTGAGCGGGTGATAATGCCCGATTCCACTATTTTGGCGGATTACATCTTAAGCCGTATGAATGGTGTTATCAAAAGACTCAAGGTCAATGGCGACAATATGGATCGCAACCTGATGGCTTCCTACGGGCTGTTCTACTCTCAGCGGGTTCTGCTTGCTTTGGTGGATTCCGGTCTGGCAAGACAGGAAGCCTATGAGATGGTTCAGAAGGTAGCTATGTTCTGCTGGGAAAATAAAGTGTCCTTCCCTGACGAAGTCCGCAAGGATAAGGCTATTTCCGCTCAGCTTGATGATGGAGCTTTGGATGAAGCTTTTGATATGGGCTACTACACCAGATATGAAGACATGATCTTTAAGCGTGTGTTCGGCGAATAG